The following are encoded together in the Peromyscus maniculatus bairdii isolate BWxNUB_F1_BW_parent chromosome 22, HU_Pman_BW_mat_3.1, whole genome shotgun sequence genome:
- the Fam174c gene encoding protein FAM174C, with the protein MAPCTLLPLLLLLLLRCAAPGSPENSSWPAVPRNYTHGGPPGTGPMLLRLFYVITGLSGLISLYFLIRAFRLKKTQRRRYGLLTNTDEHEEMASLDSEEETVFETRNLR; encoded by the exons ATGGCGCCGTGcacgctgctgccgctgctgctgctgctgctcctccggTGCGCCGCCCCGGGGTCCCCCGAAAACTCGAGCTGGCCGGCCGTACCTCGCAACTATACGCACGGGGGCCCCCCGGGCACAGGTCCCATGCTGCTTCGTTTGTTCTACGTGATCACCGGGCTCAGCGGCCTGATCTCGCTCTACTTCCTCATCCGGGCTTTTAG ACTCAAGAAGACTCAGCGAAGGAGGTATGGGCTTCTGACCAACACAGACGAGCATGAAGAGATGGCCTCCCTGGACAGCGAGGAGGAGACGGTCTTTGAAACCAGGAATCTGAGATG A